A single Rhodothermales bacterium DNA region contains:
- a CDS encoding LamG domain-containing protein — translation MLTADFGMIDDEIGSTSFGGPRFLQAFVGGFPTTAFTVSLKVRSTSPGMLISLGDDETGSVDWTQARFSIDIWSQSVTVGFGQTRGVVVSLATNLLDGATHHLAVTWSQSAAGANGATVVVYVDGRQVGQRSWVFTDDGVEPGFIPRIIASGPLFIGYRPAQHNELQPSGIFAGALRDLRVWARVMTPAEVASDQTAVVAGTEPGLYLSLPLDPASRDYPSNRFVDQSPNRFEALEIVIQDNAVSMGSVWSFNGFPVGSRTVTMWLRCGGDAGGTHLFTYSDYSNSEPMDNAGDRWSIADPSGLRISSSGSVGVSVNDGKWHHVAVVCHREAGEPIEDIVYIDGVQRARMAVHSEGTLTDHQRLILGGWLATDATDSVYRGEMAGVAIWSGRRSHQQIVDEMHGHLAASSPQDPFPSTLVAWWPLAPESVGLGVGQGIGVSIESSRWGSRLVRPTKSETPVDELDRPIYFVEKHEPALKSGAYSVRVQQTIQGERFESTADFHVAGPRFHLTPSDIQAMFPPPGSMGDHAHALPHIVLTRSTLPWERLAMASTPWLAVLVFDEGEIKDAGVKPLKALALVDAAGRAVEADSEAGESGDDPVTYITVAADTLKTLLPSAADLKLLAHVRRDEDDNERAVVLGNRLPKADAPGIVHLVSLEGRYADGRLSPAAGDVTLISLATWRFSCVAGGPSLAGQLNALDVASAQTTTPLRHRLRNGQKSISWYRSPFSPEPAGVGDPDEAIHADALLGMAAGRMDVTYAAAWELGRLLTLANKHVASQLFLWKRWHARDLMAVRRLVVHHGPNHGSAQAALPPDLPAVIDDWFDTLRLLRPVPFQYLIPDEAMLPPESLRLFKVDRRWLAHLLHGAFAVGHAPTRTPPADLPEAPDPDDAPLCGFLLRSSAVTQWPHLTIQASGKRVDTTDGELPEPLTRVRLEVLSPGILLALFEGERIRSLDVGLKPATLHAGFDVSAAGVVKKRPRDASGQPQTAVDIALTPMRRFQAEAFKATLESLNLFDGPITSAEFALALIDGVERVRIVAKNE, via the coding sequence ATGCTGACCGCAGACTTCGGGATGATCGATGACGAAATCGGCAGTACGTCGTTCGGCGGACCTCGCTTTCTCCAGGCGTTTGTCGGAGGCTTCCCAACGACGGCGTTTACCGTGAGCCTGAAGGTCCGATCGACCTCCCCCGGCATGCTCATTTCCCTGGGTGACGATGAGACCGGTAGTGTCGACTGGACCCAGGCGAGGTTCTCGATCGACATCTGGTCGCAGTCGGTCACGGTCGGCTTCGGGCAGACCCGAGGCGTGGTGGTCTCCCTGGCGACGAACCTGCTGGATGGCGCGACGCACCACCTGGCCGTCACGTGGAGCCAGTCGGCCGCCGGCGCAAACGGCGCTACCGTCGTCGTGTATGTCGATGGCCGGCAGGTGGGACAGCGGTCGTGGGTGTTCACGGACGACGGCGTCGAACCGGGCTTTATCCCGCGCATCATCGCATCCGGCCCACTGTTTATCGGGTATCGCCCCGCGCAGCACAACGAACTGCAACCGAGCGGCATTTTCGCCGGCGCCCTCCGGGACCTGAGGGTGTGGGCGCGGGTGATGACGCCGGCCGAGGTCGCCAGCGACCAGACGGCCGTCGTGGCCGGTACGGAGCCCGGTTTGTACCTGTCGCTGCCGCTGGATCCTGCCTCGCGCGACTATCCCTCCAACCGATTTGTCGACCAATCCCCCAACCGGTTCGAGGCCCTGGAAATCGTCATCCAGGACAACGCCGTGTCGATGGGCAGCGTCTGGTCGTTCAACGGGTTTCCCGTCGGCAGCCGGACGGTCACGATGTGGCTCCGGTGCGGCGGCGACGCGGGCGGGACGCATCTGTTCACCTATTCCGATTATTCGAACAGCGAGCCGATGGACAACGCCGGCGACCGCTGGTCGATCGCGGACCCGTCCGGCCTCCGGATCAGCTCGAGCGGTTCCGTCGGGGTCTCGGTCAACGATGGAAAATGGCACCACGTCGCGGTCGTCTGCCACCGCGAGGCCGGCGAGCCGATCGAGGACATCGTCTATATCGACGGCGTGCAGCGCGCCAGGATGGCGGTCCACTCCGAGGGCACGCTGACCGACCACCAGCGCCTCATCCTGGGCGGATGGCTGGCGACGGATGCCACCGACAGCGTGTATCGTGGGGAGATGGCCGGCGTCGCGATCTGGTCCGGCCGGCGCTCCCACCAACAAATTGTCGATGAGATGCACGGGCATCTCGCGGCCTCTTCGCCCCAGGATCCGTTCCCGTCGACCCTCGTGGCCTGGTGGCCGCTCGCGCCGGAATCCGTCGGTCTCGGCGTTGGTCAGGGCATCGGTGTCTCGATCGAAAGCAGCCGCTGGGGGAGCCGGCTCGTCCGTCCCACGAAGAGCGAGACCCCCGTGGACGAGCTGGATCGCCCCATCTATTTCGTCGAAAAACACGAACCCGCGCTTAAATCAGGCGCCTATTCCGTCCGCGTCCAGCAAACCATCCAGGGCGAACGCTTCGAGTCGACGGCGGATTTCCATGTGGCCGGCCCCCGGTTTCACCTCACGCCCAGCGATATCCAGGCGATGTTTCCTCCACCCGGCAGCATGGGAGACCACGCGCATGCCCTGCCCCACATCGTCCTTACCCGGAGCACGTTGCCCTGGGAGCGCCTGGCCATGGCATCCACGCCGTGGCTGGCCGTACTGGTGTTTGATGAAGGGGAGATCAAGGACGCCGGCGTCAAACCCCTGAAGGCGCTCGCCCTGGTCGACGCCGCAGGGCGAGCGGTCGAGGCGGATAGCGAGGCAGGCGAATCCGGCGACGACCCGGTGACCTACATCACCGTCGCTGCCGACACGCTGAAGACCCTCCTGCCCTCCGCCGCTGATCTGAAACTACTCGCGCACGTGCGGCGGGACGAAGACGACAACGAACGCGCCGTCGTCCTGGGCAACCGGTTGCCGAAAGCGGATGCCCCCGGCATCGTGCACCTCGTCTCGTTGGAAGGACGCTACGCCGACGGCCGGCTCAGCCCCGCCGCGGGTGATGTGACGCTCATCAGCCTGGCGACATGGCGATTCAGCTGTGTCGCCGGCGGGCCGAGCCTGGCCGGGCAGCTCAACGCGCTCGACGTGGCCTCCGCACAGACGACCACCCCGCTGCGGCACCGCCTGCGCAATGGCCAGAAGTCGATCTCCTGGTATCGAAGCCCGTTTAGCCCCGAGCCGGCGGGGGTGGGGGATCCAGATGAAGCGATCCACGCCGATGCCCTGCTGGGCATGGCGGCCGGCCGGATGGATGTCACCTACGCCGCCGCATGGGAGCTGGGCCGGCTGCTGACGCTGGCCAATAAGCATGTGGCTTCGCAGCTCTTCCTGTGGAAACGCTGGCATGCGCGGGACCTGATGGCCGTTCGGCGCCTGGTGGTGCACCACGGCCCCAACCATGGTTCTGCCCAGGCCGCCCTGCCGCCCGATCTGCCGGCGGTCATCGACGATTGGTTCGATACACTACGCCTCCTCCGGCCAGTCCCATTCCAGTACCTCATCCCCGACGAGGCCATGCTGCCGCCTGAATCGCTCCGGTTGTTTAAGGTGGATCGGCGCTGGCTGGCGCACCTGCTGCACGGGGCGTTCGCGGTGGGCCACGCGCCGACCCGGACACCGCCAGCGGATCTGCCCGAGGCGCCGGATCCCGATGACGCCCCGCTATGTGGATTTCTGCTCCGCTCGTCCGCCGTCACCCAGTGGCCCCATCTGACCATCCAGGCCAGCGGGAAACGCGTCGACACCACGGACGGCGAACTGCCTGAACCGTTGACGCGGGTGCGCCTGGAGGTCCTCTCGCCGGGAATCCTGCTGGCCCTGTTCGAGGGCGAGCGTATCCGGTCCCTGGATGTCGGCCTGAAGCCTGCTACCCTGCACGCCGGCTTCGACGTGTCAGCCGCCGGCGTCGTCAAAAAGCGGCCCCGGGATGCCTCGGGTCAGCCCCAAACGGCCGTCGACATCGCGCTTACGCCGATGCGCCGATTCCAGGCCGAGGCGTTCAAGGCCACCCTCGAATCCCTCAACCTGTTCGACGGCCCCATCACCTCCGCCGAATTCGCGCTGGCCCTGATCGATGGGGTCGAAAGGGTGCGGATCGTGGCGAAGAACGAGTAA